The Tolypothrix sp. PCC 7712 region AATGAATTGGTGAGTGTCAACCAAGCTTTTAGCAAGGAAGTGAATCGCTTTGCATCCGAGATTGGTAAAAAAGGTAAACTCGGTTCCCAAGCTGAGGTTCCTGGTGTAACAGGTGCTTGGCAAGAAGTAATTGATAATTTAAACCAAATGTCAATTAACCTCAAACAGCAGATTACCAGTATTAATGATGTAACTCTCTCTGTGACTAGTGGCGATTTATCTAAACAAATCAAGGTACGCAATGCTGGCGACTTCAAACAGCTTACCGATAATACCAATCAAATGATTGGTAGCCTGAAATCTTCAATTCAACAAATGGCAGAAGTAGCCACAGCCGTTGCATCCTCCGCAGAAGAATTAACCGCCGTCAGTCAGGAAATGAATGCAAATGCCGAACAAACCTCAGAACAAGCCACTTCCGCCTCCGCCTCCGCCGAACAGGTGAATCAAAATACAGCTACAGTGGTGACGGCGGTGGAAGAGATGAACGCTAGTATTCGCGAAATTGCCAAGACAGTTTCCCAAGGTGCGAGAGTCGCAATAGAAGCTGTCAAAACAGCCGGTCGCACCAACGAAACCATTGGTAAACTTGGTCAAAGCAGCGTGGAAATTGGCAAAGTCATCAAAGTAATTACCTCCATTGCCCAGCAAACAAACTTACTCGCCTTAAATGCTACCATTGAAGCAGCGAGAGCCGGAGATGCTGGCAGAGGATTTGCGGTAGTGGCAAATGAGGTGAAGGAACTAGCCAAACAAACCGCCAACGCCACCGAAGATATTAGCCAGCGCATTGAAGCAATTCAAACAGATACCAAAGGCGCAGTCAACGCCATTACCCAAATTACTGATATCATCAACCAGATTAACGACTTACAAAGTGCGATCGCCAGTGCCGTAGAAGAACAAACCGCAACCACCAACGAAATAGCCCGCAACATCGGCGAAGCCGCCGCAGGAACCTCCGATATTGCCAAAAACATCGGCATCGTCGCCCTCAACGCCCAAACCACCACCATAGGAGCCAGCAACACCTCACAAGCCGCCACAGAACTATCCCGAATGGCAATAGACTTGCAAAAAGTCGTCAATCAGTTTCAATATTAATTGGTGTTTGTCATTTGTCATTTGTCATTTGTCATTCGTCATTCGTCATTTGTCATTTGGTAATGGGTAATGGGTAATGGGTAATTGCAATTTCTCCCCTGCTCCCTCATCCCCCTCATCCTCCTCATCCCCCAATCCCCAGTCCCCAATCCCCATTACCCCTTATCCCCAGAGGGGGCCCCGAGTTCCCCAATCCCCAGTCCCCAGTCCCCAATCCCCAATCCCCAATCCCCACAGTCCCCAGTCCCCAATCCCCACCCCCTATGCCCAAAATCCGGGTGCTCGTAGTTGATGATGCTGTTGTTGTACGGAGTCGCGTTAGTAAGATTCTGTCGCACGATGCTGAGTTGGAGGTGGTGGATGTGGCGGCTAATGGACGTATTGCACTCGCGAAGATTCCCTATGTGAATCCTGATGTGATTATTTTGGATGTGGAAATGCCAGATTTGAATGGTTTGGAAACTCTGGCGGCGATTCGCCAAAGTTATCCGCAGTTACCTGTAATCATGTTCAGCACTTCTACGCGCATAGGAGCAACTGCAACCTTAGAAGCTCTGTCTTTGGGTGCTTCAGATTATGCCACCAAACCTAGTAATTTAGGAAGTATGGAGGCAACTACCAAACATATCCGCGAGGAATTAATTCCTAAAATTAAGCTCTTTGGTGCCGGAATTAGTGTAGTTTCCCCAGCAATTACAGTTAACCATGCAGATGTTCCTCCCCAGCGTCCGAAAATAGAGCAAATAGATGTCATTGCAATTGGGGTGTCTACAGGAGGGCCAAATGCTTTAGCGCAAATACTTCCTGAACTTCCTGGGAATTTAGCAGTTCCCATCCTGATTGTGCAACATATGCCGCCCATGTTTACAAAACTGTTAGCTGAAAGATTAGCTTCTAAATGTCAAATCGCCGTAGATGAAGCGATTCCCGGCGCAGTCTTAGAACCTGGAAAAGCGTGGATTGCACCTGGAGACTTCCACATGGTAGTACAACGGCATGGCAATATGGTGAGAATCGATACTCATAAAGACCCACCAGAAAATTCCTGTCGTCCTGCTGTTGATGTTTTATTACGCTCAGTTGCAGAAGTCTATGGAGGGCGATCGCTTGCCGTTATACTGACAGGCATGGGGCAAGATGGATTACAAGGTTGTCAGCACATTCGCGAAGTTGGCGGTAAAATCTTAGCTCAGGACAAAGCTTCTAGTGTAGTGTGGGGGATGCCAGGTTTCGTTGTCAATGCTGGACTAGCTGATCAAATTGTACCCCTCGACCAAATGGCAGGTGAAATTATGCGCCGAGTTCGTTACAATCAAGTTCCGATTTTAGGTCTGTAATGAAACAGACGATGGGTGTAAGCACTACTGATTTTGATTTTATCCGAGACTTAGTTTATCGTCATTCGGCAGTTGTGTTGTCTGCTGATAAAACCTATTTAGCAGAATTATATTTACAGCCAATTACAACCTCTCTAGGATTTACAAAAATTGCTGATTTAGTCAATTACCTGCGTAACCAAACTTTTAATCATATTCACACCCAGGTAATTGAAGCTTTAGTGACTAATGAAACATCTTTTTTCCGTGATATTTACCCTTTTGAAACGCTGCAAAAATTTGTTTTACCAGAGTTAATCAAAAAAAGAGCGATCGCGCGATCGCTAAATATTTGGTGTGCAGCCTGTTCTCATGGACAGGAACCTTATAGCATTGCCATGTTGATGCGCGAACATTTTCCCCTATTAGCCAATTGGTCTGTAAAGCTAATTGCTAGCGACTTTTCCCAAAAAGCCTTAACCAAAGCGCGCCAAGGACGTTATAACCAACTAGAAATTCAGCGAGGACTACCAAAAAATTTGTGCGATCGCTATTTTCACAAAGTCGATAATGAATGGCAAATTCTTGATAATTTCATCAAGATGGTGGAATTTCAGCAAATCAATCTTGTCAAAACTTGGCCATCCCTTCCCAAATCTGATGTGATATTTTTACGCAATGTTTTAATTTACTTTGATATCCCCACTAAAAAAGCTTTACTAAACAAAATTAAGCAGCAATTAAGTTCAGATGGCTATTTATTTCTAGGTAACGCAGAAACCACCATTAACCTAGATGCGTCATTTGAACGTGTGCAATTTAATAAAGGTATTTGTTATCGATTACAACAATAAAACCCTTACCAATGACAAATGACTAGTACAACAAGGCAAAAGTAAAAAGTGAGCCAGTGCGGTGGACGGGTTCCCCGGCATAAAGCAACTGGCGTTAGCGCAGCGTTAGCGACGAAGGAGCGTCACCCGTTCGCTTTAGCGTCTCCTTTGGGAGAAGGAAGCAAAAGTAAAAAGAAAGAATGATGATTTTGTAATACCATTTTGAAAAAAGAACGCGACAGATGGGTTGGTAAGGGCACGGCACCAGTAAGATAATTTGATATACCAAAAGATTGTGGATGCCGTGCCCCTACAAAGAATTGATCTGCCGCAAACATTATTTAAATTAGTATAAGCTATTCGCTTGTTTTAAATGGGTGGCTTATTTCCGCCGTATTGTACTAGTTATCTTTCTTTGCACCGACCTGACTTTAAAAAGCAGGAGAGCAGGGAGCAGGGAGCAAGGGGGATTAATGAATTTTTCATGTGTTCTAGTGTATGCAGTTCATGATGGCTACTTATAATCCAATAAAGTTCAGTTTAGTTAAGAAAATTAATTGACAACAAAATCAAAAACTATTTACTCAACAAAAAACCGAACAATCATTTTGGAGGGTGTTTGGGCGACGCAACCGTCCCCCAATCGGGGGTTTGGGGGAGAATCCCCCAAGTCTGCTAGCTTTTCCCCAAGTAATAAATCAATCACTAATAATCTTATCTGAATTGTATTAACTGATAATCTAATACCAAATCAAATAATGTTTGCAACACATCAATAATATTCTAGAGGACAAGGCAGTGCCTTGCCCCTACAATCTGTCGCATTATTTTTTCAAATTGGTATAAATTAATAATAGCTATCCATAAAAAAATATGCCTCCTCGCCACACATCACTCCCACTATTACTAACTATTAGCCTAGCCACTATTTC contains the following coding sequences:
- a CDS encoding methyl-accepting chemotaxis protein, translating into MATSRSGKTAKTPSENTINTVESDRTPTDPQLQPLLNALIAAKNGDFSVRLPVDNNGLAEIATVFNELVSVNQAFSKEVNRFASEIGKKGKLGSQAEVPGVTGAWQEVIDNLNQMSINLKQQITSINDVTLSVTSGDLSKQIKVRNAGDFKQLTDNTNQMIGSLKSSIQQMAEVATAVASSAEELTAVSQEMNANAEQTSEQATSASASAEQVNQNTATVVTAVEEMNASIREIAKTVSQGARVAIEAVKTAGRTNETIGKLGQSSVEIGKVIKVITSIAQQTNLLALNATIEAARAGDAGRGFAVVANEVKELAKQTANATEDISQRIEAIQTDTKGAVNAITQITDIINQINDLQSAIASAVEEQTATTNEIARNIGEAAAGTSDIAKNIGIVALNAQTTTIGASNTSQAATELSRMAIDLQKVVNQFQY
- a CDS encoding protein-glutamate methylesterase/protein-glutamine glutaminase; translation: MPKIRVLVVDDAVVVRSRVSKILSHDAELEVVDVAANGRIALAKIPYVNPDVIILDVEMPDLNGLETLAAIRQSYPQLPVIMFSTSTRIGATATLEALSLGASDYATKPSNLGSMEATTKHIREELIPKIKLFGAGISVVSPAITVNHADVPPQRPKIEQIDVIAIGVSTGGPNALAQILPELPGNLAVPILIVQHMPPMFTKLLAERLASKCQIAVDEAIPGAVLEPGKAWIAPGDFHMVVQRHGNMVRIDTHKDPPENSCRPAVDVLLRSVAEVYGGRSLAVILTGMGQDGLQGCQHIREVGGKILAQDKASSVVWGMPGFVVNAGLADQIVPLDQMAGEIMRRVRYNQVPILGL
- a CDS encoding CheR family methyltransferase, coding for MKQTMGVSTTDFDFIRDLVYRHSAVVLSADKTYLAELYLQPITTSLGFTKIADLVNYLRNQTFNHIHTQVIEALVTNETSFFRDIYPFETLQKFVLPELIKKRAIARSLNIWCAACSHGQEPYSIAMLMREHFPLLANWSVKLIASDFSQKALTKARQGRYNQLEIQRGLPKNLCDRYFHKVDNEWQILDNFIKMVEFQQINLVKTWPSLPKSDVIFLRNVLIYFDIPTKKALLNKIKQQLSSDGYLFLGNAETTINLDASFERVQFNKGICYRLQQ